In Patagioenas fasciata isolate bPatFas1 chromosome 18, bPatFas1.hap1, whole genome shotgun sequence, a genomic segment contains:
- the CBX2 gene encoding LOW QUALITY PROTEIN: chromobox protein homolog 2 (The sequence of the model RefSeq protein was modified relative to this genomic sequence to represent the inferred CDS: inserted 1 base in 1 codon; deleted 2 bases in 2 codons), with the protein MVINATTTLRENTLYSILINYFRTKPGPLPPAPAQQGPARAAPPAPGCAPAAALSLGRDLGCPSRAQRTPCLCRQRVPRAARAAPRPGEQSAGPGRPIVPAPAGQRPPPARAGRGGVAHRQCXPPPPRRHGPPSAPHWPAGNLGSPPPPPASSPPPAARRGRARRIVPGGAQGWGGGGARGRRRGRARGLPLCVRVRGAGAMEELSSVGEQVFAAECILSKRLRKGKLEYLVKWRGWSSKHNSWEPEENILDPRLLLAFQKKEHEKEAQNRKRGKRPRGRPRKHVEPEMPAKTKSSSSSSSTSSSSSSSDEEDESDLDAKRGPRGRETHPVPQKKAQILVAKPEMKDTSRKKRGRKPLPPEQKAARRTVNLTKVLKTSRKEAGGSTKLLGKLQPQHSTQGSGMAVLKDPPGALAGLSSGGSSAENLPSMMKSGSASPTRAISWQSSIVHYMNRMSQSQNSAETSPLGRLALKSQAASKSGLGLDLKMRNQKGSGEFGPSVQGPKTAKAPGSSAGGDQKSGFAAGGQTLHNGSKMPASSSGAGSQAASSQELNLQALNLQSVKNGLSAAGGSSLPRHLCSALSKGSGSGAAASASAAGTKGGAAGAGLNAASAGVVLGGDGGKSEKQAHRAGDRDLAKSGPAGTQEGHAAAENRKPAALSEVSTGEESSSDSDQDSASFPGVGQNMSVSIQTSQDWKPTRSLIEHVFVTDVTANLITVTVKESPTSVGFFNLRQY; encoded by the exons ATGGTTATTAACGCAACCACCACCCTCCGAGAAAATACGCTTTATTCCATTTTAATCAACTATTTCAGGACCAAACCCGGCCCGCTCCCGCCTGCTCCGGCCCAGCAGGGACCGGCGCGGGCTGCGCCCCCGGCCCCAGGCTGCGCCCCCGCCGCTGCTCTGTCCCTCGGGAGGGACCTCGGGTGTCCGAGCAGGGCACAGCGAACCCCGTGTCTGTGCAGGCAGCGAGTCCCCCGCGCTGCCCGGGCCGCCCCGCGCCCAGGGGAACaaagcgccgggccgggccgt cccattgtccccgctcCGGCCGGGCAGCGGCCGCCCCCCGCGCGGGCAGGAAGGGGAGGGGTCGCGCACAGACAat ctcccccacccccccgccggcACGGCCCGCCCTCCGCTCCCCATTGGCCAGCGGGGAATTTGGGgagcccccctcctcctcccgccagctcc cccccccccgccgcccgccggggGCGCGCACGCCGCATTGTGCCGGGGGGCGCGCAGGGATGGGGGGGCGGGGGCGCGCGCGGCCGGCGGCGGGGGCGCGCCCGGGGGCTCCccttgtgtgtgcgtgtgcgcggGGCCGGGGCCATGGAGGAGCTGAGCAGCGTGGGAGAGCAGGTCTTCGCCGccgagtgcatcctcagcaagcgGCTCCGCAAG GGCAAGCTGGAGTACCTGGTCAAGTGGCGAGGCTGGTCCTCCAA GCATAACAGCTGGGAGCCCGAGGAGAACATCCTTGATCCAAGACTCCTCCTCGCTTTCCAAAAGAA GGAACACGAAAAAGAAGCACAGAATCGGAAGAGGGGGAAGCGACCCAGGGGCAGGCCCAGGAAACACGTG GAACCAGAGATGCCCGCAAAAACTAAGTCAAGTAGCTCCTCTTCCTccacatcctcctcttcctcctcctctgatgaagaggatgagagtgACCTGGACGCTAAGAGAGGTCCCCGCGGCAGAGAGACTCACCCGGTACCGCAGAAGAAAGCTCAGATCCTGGTGGCAAAGCCCGAAATGAAAGACACCTCCAGGAAGAAGCGTGGGCGGAAACCTCTTCCCCCGGAGCAGAAAGCGGCTCGAAGGACCGTGAACCTGACAAAGGTGCTGAAAACGTCTCGGAAGGAGGCGGGCGGCAGCACCAAgctgctggggaagctgcagccccagcacagcacccaggGCTCGGGCATGGCCGTGCTGAAGGACCCGCCAGGGGCCTTGGCCGGGCTCAGCTCGGGGGGCTCGTCTGCAGAAAACCTGCCCAGCATGATGAAGAGCGGCTCCGCGAGCCCGACCCGCGCCATCAGCTGGCAGAGCTCCATCGTGCACTACATGAACAGGATGTCCCAAAGCCAGAACTCGGCAGAGACCTCCCCCCTGGGCAGGCTGGCACTGAAGTCCCAGGCAGCCAGTAAGAGCGGCTTAGGGCTGGACTTAAAAATGAGGAACCAGAAAGGATCTGGGGAGTTTGGGCCGAGCGTGCAGGGCCCCAAAACTGCCAAGGCTCCCGGCAGCAGCGCTGGAGGGGACCAGAAATCGGGGTTTGCTGCAGGAGGCCAAACGCTGCACAACGGCAGCAAGATGCCGGCGAGCTCGTCCGGGGCCGGCAGCCAGGCAGCCTCCAGCCAGGAGCTGAACCTCCAAGCTCTAAACCTGCAGAGCGTCAAAAACGGGCTGAGCGCGGCTGGCGGGAGCAGCCTCCCTCGTCACCTTTGCAGCGCCCTGTCCAAAGGCTCCGGCAGCGGCGCAGCAGCAAGCGCGAGCGCTGCCGGCACAAAGGGTGGCGCGGCGGGTGCCGGGCTGAATGCTGCCAGCGCCGGCGTGGTGCTGGGGGGGGACGGCGGCAAGAGCGAGAAGCAGGCGCACCGGGCAGGCGACAGGGACTTGGCCAAGAGCGGCCCGGCCGGCACGCAGGAGGGGCACGCGGCTGCGGAGAACCGCAAGCCCGCCGCGCTTTCTGAAGTGAGCACGGGCGAAGAGAGCAGCTCGGATTCGGACCAGGATTCCGCATCCTTCCCTGGCGTGGGACAGAACATGTCTGTCTCTATCCAGACCAGCCAGGACTGGAAACCCACCCGCAGCCTGATCGAGCACGTCTTTGTCACCGACGTCACCGCTAACCTGATCACCGTGACGGTCAAGGAGTCCCCCACCAGCGTCGGGTTTTTCAACCTACGGCAATACTGA
- the CBX8 gene encoding chromobox protein homolog 8 isoform X2, with the protein MELSAVGERVFAAEALLKRRIRKGRMEYLVKWKGWSQKYSTWEPEENILDARLLAAFEEREREMELYGPKKRGPKPKTFLLKAQAKAKAKTYEFRSDSSRGIRVPYPGRSPQELGSTSRAREGLRNIALAPQSSSSTSTPKADSIRDRVIRVEEKPGETPKKRGPKPRKELYKDLAETLDASKRKLGDPGDKVGDYLKARKMEEAAAGAAKFGSGHSVIQLARRQDPDLPSALPGPNRAEVGAKLGAAETYPPRLAKHRADFLDPKGQGGLDPGGPKLLHGAVSPGAVGGLYRDGVGGQAGRPSLIARIPVSRILGDPEEESWSPSLNNLEKVVVTDVTSNFLTVTIKESSTDQGFFKEKR; encoded by the exons ATGGAGCTCTCGGCCGTCGGGGAGCGCGTCTTCGCGGCCGAGGCCCTGCTCAAGCGCCGCATCCGCAAA GGGCGCATGGAATATCTCGTAAAATGGAAGGGCTGGTCTCAGAA GTACAGCACTTGGGAACCCGAGGAAAACATCCTGGATGCCCGGCTGCTCGCAGCCTTTGAGGAAAG GGAGCGAGAAATGGAGCTTTACGGGCCCAAAAAGCGAGGCCCCAAGCCCAAAACCTTCCTGCTGAAG GCCCAGGCAAAAGCAAAAGCCAAAACCTATGAATTCCGCAGTGACTCTTCCAGGGGGATCCGGGTGCCGTATCCCGGCAGGTCCCCCCAGGAGCTGGGCTCCACGTCCCGGGCTAGGGAAGGACTGAGAAACATAGCCCTGGCTCCCCAGAGCAGCTCgagcaccagcacccccaaggcaGACAGCATCCGCGACCGGGTGATCCGTGTGGAGGAGAAACCCGGCGAGACCCCCAAAAAGAGAGGCCCGAAGCCCAGGAAGGAGCTTTACAAGGACCTGGCGGAGACTCTGGACGCCTCCAAGAGGAAACTGGGGGACCCGGGGGACAAGGTGGGGGACTACCTGAAGGCCAGGAAGATGGAGGAGGCGGCAGCGGGGGCGGCCAAGTTTGGCTCGGGACACAGCGTCATCCAGCTGGCCAGGCGGCAGGACCCCGACCTCCCCAGCGCGCTGCCCGGCCCCAACCGGGCCGAGGTGGGTGCCAAGCTGGGAGCCGCCGAGACGTACCCCCCCCGGCTGGCCAAGCACCGCGCGGACTTTCTGGACCCCAAGGGCCAGGGGGGGCTGGACCCCGGCGGGCCCAAGCTCCTGCACGGCGCGGTGAGCCCGGGCGCCGTGGGCGGCCTGTACCGCGACGGCGTGGGGGGCCAGGCGGGGCGGCCGTCCCTCATCGCCAGGATCCCCGTGTCCAGGATCCTGGGGGACCCCGAGGAGGAGTCCTGGAGCCCCTCCCTCAACAACCTGGAGAAGGTGGTGGTAACTGATGTGACCTCTAACTTTTTGACCGTCACCATCAAGGAGAGCAGCACGGACCAAGGATTCTTTAAAGAGAAGCGATGA
- the CBX8 gene encoding chromobox protein homolog 8 isoform X1 codes for MELSAVGERVFAAEALLKRRIRKGRMEYLVKWKGWSQKYSTWEPEENILDARLLAAFEESFGFFNTSREREMELYGPKKRGPKPKTFLLKAQAKAKAKTYEFRSDSSRGIRVPYPGRSPQELGSTSRAREGLRNIALAPQSSSSTSTPKADSIRDRVIRVEEKPGETPKKRGPKPRKELYKDLAETLDASKRKLGDPGDKVGDYLKARKMEEAAAGAAKFGSGHSVIQLARRQDPDLPSALPGPNRAEVGAKLGAAETYPPRLAKHRADFLDPKGQGGLDPGGPKLLHGAVSPGAVGGLYRDGVGGQAGRPSLIARIPVSRILGDPEEESWSPSLNNLEKVVVTDVTSNFLTVTIKESSTDQGFFKEKR; via the exons ATGGAGCTCTCGGCCGTCGGGGAGCGCGTCTTCGCGGCCGAGGCCCTGCTCAAGCGCCGCATCCGCAAA GGGCGCATGGAATATCTCGTAAAATGGAAGGGCTGGTCTCAGAA GTACAGCACTTGGGAACCCGAGGAAAACATCCTGGATGCCCGGCTGCTCGCAGCCTTTGAGGAAAG CTTTGGTTTTTTTAACACCTCTAGGGAGCGAGAAATGGAGCTTTACGGGCCCAAAAAGCGAGGCCCCAAGCCCAAAACCTTCCTGCTGAAG GCCCAGGCAAAAGCAAAAGCCAAAACCTATGAATTCCGCAGTGACTCTTCCAGGGGGATCCGGGTGCCGTATCCCGGCAGGTCCCCCCAGGAGCTGGGCTCCACGTCCCGGGCTAGGGAAGGACTGAGAAACATAGCCCTGGCTCCCCAGAGCAGCTCgagcaccagcacccccaaggcaGACAGCATCCGCGACCGGGTGATCCGTGTGGAGGAGAAACCCGGCGAGACCCCCAAAAAGAGAGGCCCGAAGCCCAGGAAGGAGCTTTACAAGGACCTGGCGGAGACTCTGGACGCCTCCAAGAGGAAACTGGGGGACCCGGGGGACAAGGTGGGGGACTACCTGAAGGCCAGGAAGATGGAGGAGGCGGCAGCGGGGGCGGCCAAGTTTGGCTCGGGACACAGCGTCATCCAGCTGGCCAGGCGGCAGGACCCCGACCTCCCCAGCGCGCTGCCCGGCCCCAACCGGGCCGAGGTGGGTGCCAAGCTGGGAGCCGCCGAGACGTACCCCCCCCGGCTGGCCAAGCACCGCGCGGACTTTCTGGACCCCAAGGGCCAGGGGGGGCTGGACCCCGGCGGGCCCAAGCTCCTGCACGGCGCGGTGAGCCCGGGCGCCGTGGGCGGCCTGTACCGCGACGGCGTGGGGGGCCAGGCGGGGCGGCCGTCCCTCATCGCCAGGATCCCCGTGTCCAGGATCCTGGGGGACCCCGAGGAGGAGTCCTGGAGCCCCTCCCTCAACAACCTGGAGAAGGTGGTGGTAACTGATGTGACCTCTAACTTTTTGACCGTCACCATCAAGGAGAGCAGCACGGACCAAGGATTCTTTAAAGAGAAGCGATGA